In Gigantopelta aegis isolate Gae_Host chromosome 2, Gae_host_genome, whole genome shotgun sequence, the sequence TGAGGCCAGCTGTGTAACCCGAACGcatgtttatttatagtaacagGACGTCTCCTGTTGGTTTCGTTTTCggttttcataattttgttccACGAAATCATCGAACTGAATTAGTTTCATTTATACTTTGCTAACTGTTGTTGTAACCGTGACGTCTCAGCCACTCCTTGCACTGGGCCACTCCAACAAGAggataaaatgtttaaacaacCCGTCATTTATCATGATCCGGCCGATTATTTTATCATAGATTTTCGAGGTTTTGACATTCAGAGTGAACGAAGTGATATTGTTGTTGTCGTCGAAGCTTATAAACTCTACctgaacaaaacaattttgtctTTTGCATCGCCGGTGTTTCACAAGATGTTCCAGTCAGAATTTAAAGAAAAGAATCAAGATACAATTTCGCTTCCGGGTAAAAAGTGCGAGGATTTTATCGCATTTCTCTTGTGTATATATCCAAACACGATGGATGATGTCAGAGCTGATAATGTTGAAATGGTGTTGCCTCTGGCAGATGAGTACCAAGTACTGCAATTGAAGAAGAAATGCGAAACATTCCTCATGGAAAAAGAATTAGGCCAATCATATAAACGGCTTGTTCATTCTATTGTTTTGGCCGAAAAATATAATTTGGAAAAGTTGCTTGAGGAAGCTACTGACATAGCATCAAGGAAGATGCTTTCAGAGTTGAAGAAAGAAGCGGAATTTGCAACAATTTCAACGAGTACTCAAAATAAACTGATGTTAAAACGTATTGATGCTATCGAGATGGCTGGATGCCGCATGAAACAACGTCTGAAGATCGACTCGTCGGACTACCGAAACGGAAGTTATTTTGAGTTCCTCAAAGTGTTCGATGGAAGTAAATAAAAAGACAATAAGACATGACGTGATACTGGACAAGAACTGTTTTTATTGTCTTAAAGCTGCACGGAGTGCAGTATGGTGAAATAGAAACAGTAACGAGTTTGCAATGTTTTCTGTAATGATAGTGGGCATATTATTTGATTACTAGGGATGGGTATTATGAAAATGTTCTTATTTTagtatcattccagccagtgcaccacaactgataaatcaaaggccatggtatgtgctatcctgtctatggtgtggtgcatataaaagatctcttgctactgacgggaaaacatgtagcaggtatCTCTAAgattgtcaaaattattaaatgtttgacatccagtagcagatgaataaataaatgtgctctagtagtggtgttaaacaaaaatgtttttttagctCAATGGTAAAGAGCTAGCCTGATgaacggtcggtctgggatcgatccccgttggtgggccccattagtttttttcttgttccagccagtttaccaagacttgtatatcaaaggcagtggtatgttctatactgtctgttggatggtgcatataaaagatcccttgctactaatgaaaagaatgtagcgggtttcctctctgagactatgtcaATAGTTAccacatttgacatccaatagccagtgattaaaaaaaatcaatgtgctcaagtggtgttgttaaacaaaacaaactttaacttttttttaaatgatccTCTCTCTACCCTGACCAAGTTTTGTTATTATTCGGAACGATTCAAAATCCAATTTAAGATAGCTGCCTTGGCCTCTGATTGACCGTGACATTTCCGACTTCCTCTCAAGTTCAGGGAAGGATTTTAgctcggttgagtgctcacccgaggtgctttgtatcgcaggatcaaaccaattcagtggatccattcacttgattgggttttttctcattccaatcagtgcaacacaagtggtcaaaggccgtatgtgctttcctgtctgtggatccCCTGCTGCTGATTGACTGAGAAATTGTCAACTTTTTCTGAAGCTCCACCAGGCAGGTTACAACCAAAATTGGCCCAAATGACCCTGAACAAGTGTTTTTGACATTCCAGATGGCTGGAATTATGTCACAGGTGAAATTAGAATTCACAAAATTTCAAAGCATATGCATGTGATAAAAGTGGATTATTTATTAGTTCATCTTACAATACGTATGTACACACATCTTCATTTGCTATCTTAAtgtcaaattagctgtcaccaAATGACATCAGAGATGTTCAGAGTTTTAATACCAGGTAAGCAGTTGTTCATAAATTTACAGCtgtgaaaataaaagtaaaagacAGCGGACAGGGCCTAGTGCTGGAGCTAAACCTCAAATtggggcaaaaattatagatattcgggcaaaatgtgctaaccagagacctttttaccatgtatttccatcattctaccctcaaaactagttgtaatccatgtaaaaatgtgtagtgattcctATATAGccgtttggtagtaatgctaatatgaataaatattgttattcagattcgagCATTTTTGTTCTATTTGGTCAAAAACCAGCTTGCCCCCCCCTGCAAAAATGGAAGCCCATACGCCTAGGAattctaatatgaataaatgttgttattcagattctggcattttcatttaatttgggcaaaaaccaACATGGCccacctacaaaaatgggagcccgtacgctaTGGCTGTGAACAATGCAGTCTGAACTTTGAGTAGTCAGGTCCAGAATTAGAACTGACAATTGATAGAACTTGTACAATGTAAAAAAGTACAGCATTTTAGCCGGAGAGGCAACACATGTACATCATCAAATGAATtagtaatttaagccttataaacccGATActtgtattaataatgtttaatattcaGATTAAATACAACACTGATGAATACTAAATCACAAATCTTAGATTACATGTTTAATGCCAGCGTAATGTTCAGAATTTACTTGCTATATCATTCAGATTATGTCCTAATGGATCCTGTCTTTTGGGGGTAATAACTGTATTTCTTGTCATTTTAACCataacacttttattaaaaaaatataacattacagtTAATTTGGCagtaacatttttgttttctttcatgaATAGATTACGTTGGAAAATCCACACTACTTGATCCATTATATTACATAAtgagaatatatttatattcttatTGGTTGAGAACCAGTCACATGATCTCCCATAAACAatgatttcatttatttcatttaaacttattttcgtgcttatatccaattacggttcaagcacgctgtcctgggcacacacacctcagctatctgggctgtctgtccaggacagtgggttagttgttagtgagagagagaagagggtgtagtggtcttacccactgagttgttaaagcTCGCTCAGAacgggagccggtaccgggctgtgaaccctgtacctaccagccttatatccgatggcttaaccacgacaccactgaggtcgGTTAAACAATGCTATTGTCCTCTGCTAGTCCTTCCAGTGAGTCCAATTAGAAATGCACGTTACTGGCTGCTGAGATGTGTTTACTTAAACACATCCCTTTGTATGTGACCTTGTCTCTTACAAAGTTATCAGAACACACAAAGTTCATCAGAAGATATTTTGTAGTAAGATATTAGCACAAATGTATTTTGATTTAGATAATGAAAACACACTGTACAAAACGTTCTGATGTTATATCCTAAAACAATTCGTGACCAGCAATAACAGATAAATATTCACATTTCTGTTTGAGTAAATAAGtttgtttattacatacctattcaatcttactatagtgataaagacattttctaaCTGTGATAAATCTGgactggaacttttaaatggggaattccctttttatttttactgcaattagcaccttttatttactgacatcatatatgatttacaaattatacatcgtatttgaaacattacataaGGCTGCCACAGAGTATGATGCTTAACATTCaacaaatccatgaaaggagttttgatcatggatttaacaaagtgttgttatgatgttaaatacaactttttttgtaaaacataaatgtaaaagaaggtgtgtaataataaatacagaacttcacatatattGTTTGTGCTTTCTATTTATTGCATTcgttttattttgtgaaagaacataccactcaacCCCTACACGGTctagtggtatatattcttgtgtaaaataaacttgtgcaataaatagaaagCGAAAACAATgcatgtgaagttctgtatatttatccaGGGATTTATTCAGGCATTCTGTGGGTCCAAACATTGGctccttcccaaaagaaagtggcactaaaaattcccaatttctatgctaaaaattcccaatatatataattattcaattatgtctgttctagtaaattaatttaacatttgtgTACTgtatcattcagtggcctgaaaaaaatatcccaagtatgatttaaTCGCACTAATTGTCCCAATCCCATTGGACATGCGTCCCTGGATAAAAACCCTGGATAAATTCCAAGTTTATCATTATCAAATGAGAGTTGGTCACAGAAGTGAGAAATGATTACTTCGCATCTCCGTCTTATGAACTGACACCTGTGTCTGTTTTTCTTTattggtcacacacacacacacacgctagTTTTAAAAACTAGTCGTTAGCTTTTCCCTTTCCTATATCGCTGGTACGCAGCAGCTTTTCCCTTCCTCGTTGACGGTTCTTGGCTGGTTTTCTCACTGGAAGTGTCATTCGTTTCTGATGGATCAGAGTTGTCAGATGGATTCATTTCtgttacataaaataaactaaattcTGTTAATTCATTTTCGCTAAGTAAAATGATTAATTtctactaaataaaataataaaatttctggtaaataaaataattaatttttgcaaaacaaataatttctactaaataaaattatttatttctatgatataaaataatgcatttttgttaaatgaaataattcatGTGACATTGtctgtgaaataaaataaatcctagaataacatatttattcttTTGATTTCGCCATTTTCAACACTTGGACATTTCCAGCCTCTGTcaatttttgttctttttaataATTCAAAACAGGAAAAAATACTTGCATCTTAgcatgatgaaaataaaatggcatcTGTCAGAATACTTACCATCTAACAAGTCAACTGGACGCTCAAGAAGTGATGCTCGCTGAGATTTCACCAAAAACCTGCaataatataactgtttttattaccccagcggtcactcataacagggaaaatattttccatattttctcagtgagaaatattctgcattggtttaacgaacaatactattggacaatttgacgcttacaaaccaatgactttgtcggta encodes:
- the LOC121387259 gene encoding BTB and MATH domain-containing protein 38-like, producing MFKQPVIYHDPADYFIIDFRGFDIQSERSDIVVVVEAYKLYLNKTILSFASPVFHKMFQSEFKEKNQDTISLPGKKCEDFIAFLLCIYPNTMDDVRADNVEMVLPLADEYQVLQLKKKCETFLMEKELGQSYKRLVHSIVLAEKYNLEKLLEEATDIASRKMLSELKKEAEFATISTSTQNKLMLKRIDAIEMAGCRMKQRLKIDSSDYRNGSYFEFLKVFDGSK